CGAGATACCACAGGGTCTCCGCGCGCTGACGGGTCGTCACCAGATCTTTTTCATTCTCCGCAAGCAGCATGTCGTATCCCGCAAGCGCCTCTTCGTAGTTCCCCTGAATCAGATAGATTGCCGAGAGTTTGCGAATCACATCACTGCTGGATGCACCGCTCTGCAGGTACCGGCCATACACCTCAAGCGCTTCATCGTACTTCTGCATCTGTTCAAGAACACCGGCAAGATCCAGCAGTGCCTTCGTGTCCGCCTCGTCTGCTTCGGTCAGTTTCCGCAGAACATCTTCGGCCTCCGGGAGTTTGCCGAGTGCGGTAAGGGCTGCTGCCTTGTCGCGCAGCGCTTTGGTGTTCGCGGGTTCCAGTTCGAGAACTTTGTCCATGCCGATTGATGCTTCGCGGAAGTCGCCGCTGATCAGATGCAGATGACCGATACCAAACCACACATGGGCATTCTCCGGCATCTGTTTTGCAACGCGGGAGTAGTACTCCGCCGCTTCATCATACCGGCCAAGCGTCGTACAGATATCCCCGCCGAGGGTCAGAAGGTCCGGACTTCCCTCCGAATCCTTCAGCGCGAGGGCAACTGCGTCGGCTGCTTCTTCGTTTCTGCCAAGGGCTACACAGAGTTTTGCCACCTGCACGGCGACTCCCGGAATTTCCGGATACTCGCGCAGAACTCCCGAGTAGGTTGCAACCGCCGCCTCAGCGTTGCCGCCCTCCGCCTGTACCCGCGCAAGCGCGATCAGAATGCCGGGATGGCCGGGCAGAAGCTGTTCGGCGGCGATAAGGGCTTCACCTGCCTGTGCATACATTCCCAGCATCTCCTGACATTTTGCAACCCCCACATGCGCCGCAGGTGTTCCCGGGGACACCGCTGCCGCACGCTCGTAGTATGCAAGTGCGTCGGCATACTGTCCGTTCCGGAACAGCACGTCCGCCGATCCGAAGATGAGCGACAGATCGTCGGGCATCGTTTCCAGCAGATGGGCATACGCGGTTGCTGCTGCTTCGTACTTCCCGATGCCGGCCCATGCATCCGCCACTCCGAAGAATGCAGGGTTGTTATCCGGAGCAGTCCGGATAATTTCCTCCCATGCATCGGCCGCTTCCTTGTAGCGGCCGATGCGCATCATTGAGGATGCATACAGTTCATGCGCGGCAAGTGATTCGGGGTCTTTTGCAATTACGCGGGCGGCGACATCTGCTGCCTGCTGATAGCTGGACTGTGCTGCAAGACACTTTCCGTGCAGAAGCTGTAAATCCAGCCGGTCGGGTGCTGCATCCAGTGCACGCACTGCCGTCTTGTCCGCCTCCGCATACCGTCCGAGTGCGGACAGGGCAAAGCTCTGCATTGAGGCAAGGCCGACATTGACCGCACCGATCTCGGGTTTGGTCATTGCAGCTGCCCCTACCGGCGCAGGGTTGTTGAACAGCTGCATGTCGTCGTCCTCTTCGGCAAACCACTTCATCTTTGACGGAGCCCGGCCTCCGTCTCCGCCGAGTCTGCCCATCCGGGTAAAACTGTCGATAGCTTCTTTGTATCTGCCTGACAGATACTCGGCGCATCCTTTCATGTACCAGACCGAGGTGTTTGACTGGTTCAGATGAATCATCTCAAGGAACGCTTCGGATGCACGTTTCATGTTGCCTGACAGGAAGGAAACAATGCCCAGCAGATACCACAGTTCCGCATTTGCATATCCGCGTGCAAGCACTTTTTCCAGCTGTACTGCGGATTCCTTTTCGTTTCCGTCCCAGTAGAGACAAAGCGCACGGCGCACGGTTACGGTAATGTCGGTGTCTGCGGAGTACTGCTGCACCATTCCGTAGGATGCTGCGGCATCTTTGTAGCTGCCCATGCTTTCTTCCAGCCGGGCGCGGCGGTACCAGCCGGCGGGGTCGTCTTCGGCAAGTCCGGTATATCGGGAAAGGGCACCGTCGCGGTCGTTCAGCATTTCACAGCAGAACGCGGCAGATGACAAAAACATGCCGCGGTCATCAAAGGCTGTTGCGGCAAGCTGATCGAACATGTCTTTTGCCCCGGCAAAGTTTCCGGACCGCATGGTCAGTTCTGCCAGCCGCATCCGCAGGTGCTTGTCATCGGGACGAAGATTCGTCAGATGACTGCATACCGCGGCAGCATCCGCGTACCGGCCGATGCGTTCTAGCCACTCGCACTTCAGTTCCTGCAGATAGGGTTCACCGTCGCCGAGCGTTACATGACTGATGGCTGCGACCGCTTCCTCAAATCTGCGGGCGTCGGCAAGAAGTGTTGCGAGGGTGATCCATGCATCCGTATTCTGCGGGTCGAGTTCGGTCGCTTTGGTAAGCGAACGTGCTGCTTGTTCATGCTGACCGGAACGGTTCTGGGATACCCCGAGCCTGTACCACAGGGAGCTGTTCTGAGGTTCATGCTCTACGGCACGGGCAAAACTCTTTGCTGCGTCTTCGTAAAGTCCTTTCTCAAATGACAGCTCGCCGCGGGGAGTCCACGGGTTCTGCCTATCATTTTTACCAAACAGACCGCCGATATCAACCATATACGTATATCCTCAAGAGTAGTGCTGTACTTGTTTGATCCCTCTACTATACCATGTTTCTGCAAAAACTTTCCTCCTGCGCATGCCGAATCCCTATATTAGAAATAGGCGGGGCGGGTAATAGATTATACTTATGGAATATAGTGGCTCAACGCCGGCACAGGATCTTCCCTATGATCCTGAGACCCTCCGGCGCATCAATGAACATCCCTGCTACAGTCCGGAGGCGCGGCACTCCTTCGGCCGCTGTCATGTTGCGGTTGCTCCCAAATGCAATATCCAGTGTAATTACTGTGTCCGTGACTTTGATTGTGTCAATGAGTCACGGCCGGGCGTTACCAGTATGGTGCTTCAGCCGGGAGAGGCGCTGGAGCGCATCGATGAGGTCGTTGCAAAGATGAAGCACATCAAGGTTGTCGGTATTGCAGGTCCGGGCGATCCGCTTGCAAATCCCGAGACCTTTGAGACGCTCCGTCTGGTTCATGAGAGGTATCCGGATACGATTCTCTGTATCAGTACGAACGGTCTTCTTCTGCCGGACAAGATTGATGAGCTGGAAAAATACGGTGTGCGCAACATCACGGTGACGCTGAATGCGATTGATCCTGCAATCGGTGAAAAAATTTACACCTTCGTTGAGTATGGCGGGAAAAAGTATCACGGTCGTGAGGCGGCAGAGCTTCTGCTTTCCCATCAGCTTGCGGGAATTGAGGAGGCGGTTCGGAGAAAGATGCTGGTAAAGATCAACACCGTGTATATACCCGGAGTAAATGATGCCCATATCCCGGAGATTGCCAAGAAGGTTGGGGCAATGGGTGTGTTCAACTTCAACATCATTCCCTTAATTCCCCAGTACAAGTTTAAGGATATACTTCCGCCAACACCTGCGGAGAAAGCGCATATGCATGAGCTTTGTGCCCCGTATGTCCGCCAGATGCGTCACTGTCAGCGCTGCCGTGCGGATGCGGTCGGGCTGCTCGGCAAGGATGTGCAGAATGAGTTCGGCTGCTGCGGGAAGGGCGACGGTTCCGGAACGGGTTGTCGGTAATCCTCATTTCTTTTTTGCGGGTTTCCTGACTGCATCACATCCCGGAGAGAATCTTTTTACGGACGCAACACTTACAATATGTAAGCTGCACTATGATGGATCAGGACGCAATAGCTCATCTACTGGATATTCTCGGGAACCGGAACAGACGAAGGATACTTGATCTTCTCCGCCAGAAGCCGTGCTTTGTAACGGAGATATCCGAGCGTCTGGTGATCAACCCGAAAGCGGTTATTGAGCACCTGGCAATCATGCAGAAAGAGGATGTTATTTCCTTTTATCAGGATGAAAAGCGGCGAAAATACTATTATCTGGTGCAGGATTTTGAACTTTCGGTGCAGATGACAAAGCCCGAACAGCCGCCGCAGAGTGTTGTTCTGGCGCCCGTGCCGGAAAGTACGGAGTCGTCTGCTCCCCCGCTGACCGATAAAATACTCATGATACGTCGTCTCTTGGACTCCCGTGAGAAGCTGATCGAAAATCTGGAAGCGGTGGAAAAGGATATCGATGAGATGATGAATGATGTCATTGTCAGCGGCAGGAGTGTGTTCCAGAACAGTGTGGAGTCGGAGATTCTTCTTGCCCTCATTTACTCGCCGCTGACACCGATAGAGCTTTCCGATACCATCGGTCACCCGATCCCCGAGGTGACCGGGTCCCTGCGTACACTCGCCACCAAGGGATATGTGGAGTCGGAGGGCGGCCGTTACCGAATCAAGGGGACGCAAAAGGCTGTTGCACTTGCCGCCGGTCCGGTTCTTCCGATGCGAATCTGATGGGGCGCTGCATTTTTTTGTTCCTGATACGGGAATTTCAGGCATCCCGATGAATTCGGGATTGGCAATTCATTTTCATACCAAAAAAGATTCCGGAAAAAGTTGTACTTTACTCTATGATGCTGCGAAATCCTTTCGTGACATCCTGCTCCCGAAAAAAGAAAATTATCTTTTTCCGCCGACGATCACAACCGTTTTTGCGGTCATCGCGGCAAAAATACCATTGCCCAGAACACCCGGGATGCGGTTGATTGCTGCTTCAAGACCAGCGGGATCGGCAATTGCCCCGAACGCACAATCAACCACATAGTTGCCGTTATCGGAGATAACCGGGCCGTCCTTCTTTACTCCTTCCCGCATCACCGGCTCGCCTCCGAGTTCCCGGAGTTTTTTTGCTACACTGCCGTAGGCAAAGGGGAGAACTTCAATGGGGACAGCTGCATCCAGACCCGTAACCTCTTTACCGGAATCGATCACGACGACAAACTGCTTTGCCGCATCTGCCACAACCTTCTCCCGCAGATGTGCCGCACCGCGGCCCTTGATCATCTGTTTTTTGGGATCAACCTGATCCGCACCGTCAATCGCAAGATCAAGCACCGGATGCAGGGTCAGCGTTGTAAGCGGAATCCCGTATTCCTCTGCACGCATCGCCGTCTGGTTTGAAGTGGGGACACCAAGAATGCGGAGACCTTCCGTTTTTATCCGCTCGCCCAGCCGCTCCATTGCAAAAAACACGGTTGAACCGGTTCCCAGACCGACGATCATCCCGTCTTCTACCATATTTGCCGCACGGATGCCGGCATCCTTCTTCGCTGCAACAACAGGATCACTCATACCAGACTCGTATGCGGCCTTCGCATATAAGTACTTGGTGAGGGCGGGAGGTGCATCCTTTATTCCTGAACATCCCCCGGGTCGCATGGATCGCCCTGCAAATCGCAGGTATCAGGACGTTATGGACAACGTCAGGGATAAGAACAATGGCTGTTTCCAACATTTTTTATCCGAGTCACTCGTAACACTCTACATTATGCAGAGTGAAACCCCTTCCGGGCGAACGTTGACACTCATTCTCCTCTCAGCTTCGCTTGCAACCTTCATGTCGGCACTTGACGGAACGATTGTCAACATTGCTCTGCCGACCATATCCGCATCGTTTGATCTCACCACCTCGTCCGTTGCATGGGTCTCGACGATCTATCTGCTGGTAATGGCCGGGTGCCTGCTCATCATCGGAAAAGTATCCGATGTGGTCGGATTCAAAAAAATATTCCTGATAGGATTCATACTCTTCACGATTGGATCCTTCACCTGCGGATTTTTGCCGGACTTTACCGGACAGTTCTCTACACTCCTTGCATCCCGGGTACTGCAGGCACTGGGAGGCGCAATGATGACCGTGATCGCACCCGCTATGCTTTCCTACTATCTTCCGGGCGACCGGCGGGCAAAAGGAATGTCACTTGTTGTCCTCTTTGCTGCGGTCGGTATGGCACTCGGCCCGACGCTCGGCGGATATCTGACCGAGTATCTCTCCTGGCACTGGATATTTTTCATCAATGTACCCATCGGCATTTTTGCCGTGCTGCTGGGATACGCGGCAATCCCGAAATCCGCCGCCGCCACAACATCCCTGAAGGGATTTGACAGTATCGGGGCAGTGCTTGTCTTCATCGGACTTGCCGCACTTCTCTTCGCCTTCTCCGAAGGTGTCTCGCTCGGCTGGACCTCAGCCCCTGTCCTTATATCGATCGTACTTGCGGTTCTGGGTCTTGGCGGATTCCTCTGGCGCGAACTCCATTACACCGACCCCCTTCTTGACCTGAGCCTCTTCAAAAGCAGATCCTTTATTGTGCTTAACGTTGTTTTCGCTCTGCTCTTCTTCACCTTCGCCGGTGCAAACTACCTCCTGCCGTTCTATCTGGAGCATGTCCACGACTACAGCGTTTCTTTTTCCGGCCTCATCATCACCGCAATGTCGGTCGGGATGATGATCACCGGAATTCTTGCAGGGCTGATCTACGCAAAACTGAAAGGAAAAATCCGGTACCTCGTGATGACAGGCGTCGCACTGATTGCGGCAGGTTTCTTCCTCCTGACACATCTGACACCGGTAACCGGTCTTGGCGTGATCATCTCGGCACTTGCCCTCATTGGTCTTGGTCTTGGTCTTACGACAACTCCGCTTACCACCCTCATCATGAACGCTGCCCCTGCATCAAAACAGGGCATGGTCTCAAGTCTCACGGGACTGGAACGGTTCGCTCCGATGACCATCGGTGTTGCGGTGTACAACATTATCTTTATGCACGGTATCATGACTGCGGTCCGTAACTCCGGCATCACGGAAAAACCGCCGGGAGATATCGCAGCTGCAATTCTCAGTCACGGATTTGATCTGGCATTTGTGGTCTCGGTCATTCTTGCCGTGGTTCTTTTCCTGCTGTGTATCTTTATCCGGGAAGATCCGGCAGCAGGGGAGTAAATCCCCTGTTTTATCTTGGCATTTTTTCGTGTGTTCCGCGGGAGACATACGAGTACAGGTGCAATATCTTTTTTGGCGAAATCTTTAGCATCCCAAACGCTGAATATTCATTATTCATGCGTGGGTATTCTGCCGTTTTCAAAATATGTTCTGTTCTGACAGTTGTTCTTGTGTGTGCAGCATGTTCGGCGGGATGCGTGTCAGTTCCTGCGGAGGCAGAAAACGGGCGGGTCCTGCTCGTAACGGTTCCTCCGATGGTGGAAATTGTCTCTGCTGTTGCCGGGGACGGATTCACTGTTCTCCCGGTTGTACCGGAAGGAATGTCTCCCCATACATATGAGCCGGCTCCTGCTGACGTGGCTTTGTTTGCATCGGCGGAGATGTGGTTTACGCTTGGTGAGGGATTTCTGCCGCTGGAGGATCAGGTGGCGGCTGCACTGCCGGATCTGCCGCGTGTTGCAACCGGTGCGGAAGTGAAGGCGGTTGCTGAAGCGGGCGGTGAAGAGGGAGAGATGGATCCGCATATCTGGCTGTCGGCACGGAACGGGATTTTGATGACGGAGGCGGTACGTGACGGGCTTACGGCCCAATATCCGGAGTTTGCGGAGCGGTTTTCGGATAGGGCGGCTGCATTTTGCGCGGGGTTGTCCGATGCGGACATGCGGCTTGCCGCTGTTGCGGAGACTATGGAACCGAAGGCATTTCTGACCACGCACGGATCCTTCGGATATCTTGCGGAGGATTATTCTCTCACCCAGCTGGTGATTGCCCGTGAGGGAAAGGAACCCGCGGCACGTGAACTTGCGGAGATTGTTGATTCGGCAAAGGCGGCGGGTGTACATATTATTGTGACCGAGCCCCTGTCCGGAGAGCGGACTGCGATCGTACTTTCTGAAGAGCTTGGGGTTGTGCCGGTGCAGATTAATCCGTTGTCAGTGCATTATATGGATACGCTGAATTCTCTTGCGGAGGTGCTGAAGGAATGAATGAGGTTTTGGAGATTGATCATCTGGTGGTGGAACGGTCCGGGCACGTGGTGCTGGATGATGTGAGTTTTGTACTGCACAACGGTGATGTTGCTGCGATTATCGGACCGAACGGCGGGGGGAAAACCTCGTTTCTGATGAGTGTCCTCGGGCTGATTCAGCCGAAGTCGGGTGTTATCCGGGTCTTTGGTGAAGATCCTGTGTCGGCACGGTCGCGGGTCGGGTATGTGCCGCAGGTGCACACGTTTGATTTTTCGTATCCGATGACGGTACGGGAGATGGTACTGACCGGGCGGCTCGGACACATTCCGGGGCTGGTGAAGCGGTACCGCGAAAAGGATTATGCAGCAGCAGCGGATGCTCTTGCAGCAATGGATCTGACCGGGTATGAGAGCCGTCCGATTGCAGAGCTGTCGGGCGGAGAGCAGCAGCGTGCAGTGATCTCCCGTGCGCTTGCAGGATGTCCGGAACTGCTGATTCTGGATGAACCTACGGTGTATGTGGACGGACCGACGGGGGAACGGTTAATGACGCTTTTGGAGGAGCTGCGCGAGCGGATGACGGTACTGATGGTAACGCACGATATCAGTGCGATGTCGGGGCATGTGAACCGGGTTGCGTGCCTGAACCGGAAACTGTTCACGCATGATACGGATAAGATTACCGGGGATATGGTTGCGGCTGCGTACGGCTGCCCGGTGGAGCTGATCACGCACGGTCATGTGCCGCACCGTGTTCTTGCGAGTCATGATACCGGTGAGGATGCGGAGGGCGGGCAATGACGGATCTGCTGTCGTATGTGTTTATGCAGCATGCGTTCCTTGCGGCAGGGCTTGCAAGTGTTGTGTGCGGTATCATCGGGAGTTATATTATTGTCCGGCAGATGACGGCGGTTTCCGGCGGGATTTCCCATGCGACGTTTGGCGGGGTGGGTCTTGGATATCTGCTGGGTTTTTCGCCGATTGCAGGCGCGGCAGGGTTTGCGGTGTGTGCTGCGGTGGTGATCGGGGTTTTGAAGGAGTATGCGCATCAGAAGGTGGATATGCTGATCGGTGCAGTGTGGGCGGTAGGGATGGCGCTTGGTGTGCTGTTTGTTGCGCTGACGCCCGGGTATGTGCCGGACATTGAGTCATATCTGTTCGGAAATATTCTGCTGGTGACGAGCGGGGATCTTGTTCTTGCGGGAGTTCTTGCAGTGGTGATTACGGCGGTTGTTGCTCTGCTGTATCAGCCGTTTCTTGCGGTGACGTTTGATGAAGAGTATGCAACGGTCATGAATCTGCCGGTGAAACTGCTGAATCTGCTCCTGCTGATTCTGATCGCGCTTGCTGTGGTAATGCTGATTCAGGTGGTGGGGATTATTCTCGTGATTGCACTTCTGACTCTGCCTGCGGCAAGCTGCCGGATGCTGACTTCGCGATTGTGGGTGATGATGGCAGGTTCGGTTGCGATTGCGGCTGTTGCCTCATTCGGCGGGATTTTGTTGTCCTATTTCTGGAATATTCCGTCCGGTGCTACGATTACGCTTGCAGCAGCCGCGATGTTTCTGCTGGTGATTGGAGTACAGCGGTGCGCGAAAAGGCGGCGGTGACTGCCGTTTTTTCCTGAACGGAAACAAAAAAAAGCAAACGGTAAAAAAAGTTATTATTCTTCCTTTTCAGCAGCTTTTTTTGCCCGTTTTACCCGCTCTTTTGTTGTAAAGCCGGTAATCAGATCCAGATACTGGCGGAAGCGTTTGTTGGTGTCCAGAATGATCGCGTCAGCCTCTGCGTCCGGCATGGCAAGAACTTCCTTGTTTGTCTCGGTATCGACAATCACGGTCTTGTTCTTTTCTCCGGCCCAGACTTCCAGATGCGACATGCTCCCGTACGAGATTGAGTAGTGTCCATCCTCTGTCTTCGGTTCCGTTTCAAAGATATCGGTAAATCCGGCAGCAATCCGTTCGGGAAGATCTTTTGTCATTCCGCGCTTAACTTCATATTCCTGCATAATTACTGTAGATCTATGGGACGCCTGAATTTAAGTAATTGTCAATTGGAAATATCATCACAATGAGAATATTTATTGGCGCAGGCACGCATCTATCCTTATGGACATTACCGATGCGGTACGCGTGGAGTCTCCTGCCCCTGCCGCAAAAGAGATCAGTCTCCTGACCGGTTTTCCCGGTTCCGGACTGGTGGGCAGTATTGCGTTACAGTATCTGGTGGAAAATGCAGGATTTACTCATCTCGGCAACATCACGAGCCGGTTCCTTCCCCAGATATCTCTT
The nucleotide sequence above comes from Methanocorpusculum vombati. Encoded proteins:
- the nifB gene encoding nitrogenase cofactor biosynthesis protein NifB; translated protein: MEYSGSTPAQDLPYDPETLRRINEHPCYSPEARHSFGRCHVAVAPKCNIQCNYCVRDFDCVNESRPGVTSMVLQPGEALERIDEVVAKMKHIKVVGIAGPGDPLANPETFETLRLVHERYPDTILCISTNGLLLPDKIDELEKYGVRNITVTLNAIDPAIGEKIYTFVEYGGKKYHGREAAELLLSHQLAGIEEAVRRKMLVKINTVYIPGVNDAHIPEIAKKVGAMGVFNFNIIPLIPQYKFKDILPPTPAEKAHMHELCAPYVRQMRHCQRCRADAVGLLGKDVQNEFGCCGKGDGSGTGCR
- a CDS encoding metal ABC transporter permease, whose product is MTDLLSYVFMQHAFLAAGLASVVCGIIGSYIIVRQMTAVSGGISHATFGGVGLGYLLGFSPIAGAAGFAVCAAVVIGVLKEYAHQKVDMLIGAVWAVGMALGVLFVALTPGYVPDIESYLFGNILLVTSGDLVLAGVLAVVITAVVALLYQPFLAVTFDEEYATVMNLPVKLLNLLLLILIALAVVMLIQVVGIILVIALLTLPAASCRMLTSRLWVMMAGSVAIAAVASFGGILLSYFWNIPSGATITLAAAAMFLLVIGVQRCAKRRR
- a CDS encoding DHA2 family efflux MFS transporter permease subunit produces the protein MQSETPSGRTLTLILLSASLATFMSALDGTIVNIALPTISASFDLTTSSVAWVSTIYLLVMAGCLLIIGKVSDVVGFKKIFLIGFILFTIGSFTCGFLPDFTGQFSTLLASRVLQALGGAMMTVIAPAMLSYYLPGDRRAKGMSLVVLFAAVGMALGPTLGGYLTEYLSWHWIFFINVPIGIFAVLLGYAAIPKSAAATTSLKGFDSIGAVLVFIGLAALLFAFSEGVSLGWTSAPVLISIVLAVLGLGGFLWRELHYTDPLLDLSLFKSRSFIVLNVVFALLFFTFAGANYLLPFYLEHVHDYSVSFSGLIITAMSVGMMITGILAGLIYAKLKGKIRYLVMTGVALIAAGFFLLTHLTPVTGLGVIISALALIGLGLGLTTTPLTTLIMNAAPASKQGMVSSLTGLERFAPMTIGVAVYNIIFMHGIMTAVRNSGITEKPPGDIAAAILSHGFDLAFVVSVILAVVLFLLCIFIREDPAAGE
- a CDS encoding tetratricopeptide repeat protein → MVDIGGLFGKNDRQNPWTPRGELSFEKGLYEDAAKSFARAVEHEPQNSSLWYRLGVSQNRSGQHEQAARSLTKATELDPQNTDAWITLATLLADARRFEEAVAAISHVTLGDGEPYLQELKCEWLERIGRYADAAAVCSHLTNLRPDDKHLRMRLAELTMRSGNFAGAKDMFDQLAATAFDDRGMFLSSAAFCCEMLNDRDGALSRYTGLAEDDPAGWYRRARLEESMGSYKDAAASYGMVQQYSADTDITVTVRRALCLYWDGNEKESAVQLEKVLARGYANAELWYLLGIVSFLSGNMKRASEAFLEMIHLNQSNTSVWYMKGCAEYLSGRYKEAIDSFTRMGRLGGDGGRAPSKMKWFAEEDDDMQLFNNPAPVGAAAMTKPEIGAVNVGLASMQSFALSALGRYAEADKTAVRALDAAPDRLDLQLLHGKCLAAQSSYQQAADVAARVIAKDPESLAAHELYASSMMRIGRYKEAADAWEEIIRTAPDNNPAFFGVADAWAGIGKYEAAATAYAHLLETMPDDLSLIFGSADVLFRNGQYADALAYYERAAAVSPGTPAAHVGVAKCQEMLGMYAQAGEALIAAEQLLPGHPGILIALARVQAEGGNAEAAVATYSGVLREYPEIPGVAVQVAKLCVALGRNEEAADAVALALKDSEGSPDLLTLGGDICTTLGRYDEAAEYYSRVAKQMPENAHVWFGIGHLHLISGDFREASIGMDKVLELEPANTKALRDKAAALTALGKLPEAEDVLRKLTEADEADTKALLDLAGVLEQMQKYDEALEVYGRYLQSGASSSDVIRKLSAIYLIQGNYEEALAGYDMLLAENEKDLVTTRQRAETLWYLGRYDEAAAAYSDLLDERPGDDSARYSYASALANAGRTDEAIEEFSRLVADNADNTAALFAVADLFGRAGKYLESAKCYDKLIGLYPKNSLAHLQKAMMLVKVGNIPSSAEAFESALLVDPKNPYLLSGLAFMQMLCGRPAEALAQLEKAERAGAADSDLFYCRGLICLQQSRFDLAVTAVEKILENHPDHAPAWHLKGRALEAAGHLREAVACFTKVMEFEADKGTDTDGEA
- the rpiA gene encoding ribose-5-phosphate isomerase RpiA gives rise to the protein MSDPVVAAKKDAGIRAANMVEDGMIVGLGTGSTVFFAMERLGERIKTEGLRILGVPTSNQTAMRAEEYGIPLTTLTLHPVLDLAIDGADQVDPKKQMIKGRGAAHLREKVVADAAKQFVVVIDSGKEVTGLDAAVPIEVLPFAYGSVAKKLRELGGEPVMREGVKKDGPVISDNGNYVVDCAFGAIADPAGLEAAINRIPGVLGNGIFAAMTAKTVVIVGGKR
- a CDS encoding ArsR family transcriptional regulator, producing the protein MMDQDAIAHLLDILGNRNRRRILDLLRQKPCFVTEISERLVINPKAVIEHLAIMQKEDVISFYQDEKRRKYYYLVQDFELSVQMTKPEQPPQSVVLAPVPESTESSAPPLTDKILMIRRLLDSREKLIENLEAVEKDIDEMMNDVIVSGRSVFQNSVESEILLALIYSPLTPIELSDTIGHPIPEVTGSLRTLATKGYVESEGGRYRIKGTQKAVALAAGPVLPMRI
- a CDS encoding metal ABC transporter ATP-binding protein — encoded protein: MNEVLEIDHLVVERSGHVVLDDVSFVLHNGDVAAIIGPNGGGKTSFLMSVLGLIQPKSGVIRVFGEDPVSARSRVGYVPQVHTFDFSYPMTVREMVLTGRLGHIPGLVKRYREKDYAAAADALAAMDLTGYESRPIAELSGGEQQRAVISRALAGCPELLILDEPTVYVDGPTGERLMTLLEELRERMTVLMVTHDISAMSGHVNRVACLNRKLFTHDTDKITGDMVAAAYGCPVELITHGHVPHRVLASHDTGEDAEGGQ
- a CDS encoding DUF5611 family protein, which codes for MQEYEVKRGMTKDLPERIAAGFTDIFETEPKTEDGHYSISYGSMSHLEVWAGEKNKTVIVDTETNKEVLAMPDAEADAIILDTNKRFRQYLDLITGFTTKERVKRAKKAAEKEE
- a CDS encoding metal ABC transporter solute-binding protein, Zn/Mn family, which produces MRGYSAVFKICSVLTVVLVCAACSAGCVSVPAEAENGRVLLVTVPPMVEIVSAVAGDGFTVLPVVPEGMSPHTYEPAPADVALFASAEMWFTLGEGFLPLEDQVAAALPDLPRVATGAEVKAVAEAGGEEGEMDPHIWLSARNGILMTEAVRDGLTAQYPEFAERFSDRAAAFCAGLSDADMRLAAVAETMEPKAFLTTHGSFGYLAEDYSLTQLVIAREGKEPAARELAEIVDSAKAAGVHIIVTEPLSGERTAIVLSEELGVVPVQINPLSVHYMDTLNSLAEVLKE